A part of Paenibacillus donghaensis genomic DNA contains:
- a CDS encoding LytR/AlgR family response regulator transcription factor — protein sequence MRAIIVEDEELARQELAFLIETHSAIEIVAQFEDGLDALKYLQTEQVDVLFLDINIPSIDGVLLAQNLSRFSVKPYIVFITAYKEHAAEAFEIEALDYILKPYSELRIKAMLHKLEGVYTARGRQSEEGQHAVSDKVNLWRNEKIIVVDADDIYYASAQEKTTAVMTRTEEYSMALSISDFHSRLPQDKFFRCHRSYLVNLSKIKEIIPWFNNTYLLRLHDLDFEVPVSRSKVKEFRQIMRL from the coding sequence ATGAGAGCAATTATTGTAGAGGACGAAGAGCTGGCACGTCAGGAGCTGGCTTTTCTGATTGAAACGCATAGCGCGATTGAAATTGTGGCGCAGTTTGAGGACGGACTGGACGCCCTGAAATATTTGCAGACTGAGCAGGTGGATGTGCTGTTCCTCGATATCAACATTCCTTCCATTGACGGTGTGCTGCTGGCTCAGAACCTCAGCCGGTTCTCGGTGAAGCCCTATATTGTTTTTATTACGGCCTACAAGGAGCATGCGGCGGAAGCGTTTGAGATTGAAGCCTTGGACTATATTCTCAAGCCATACAGCGAGCTGCGGATCAAGGCTATGCTGCATAAGCTGGAGGGGGTATATACCGCGCGTGGACGCCAGAGTGAAGAGGGGCAGCATGCCGTAAGTGACAAGGTCAATCTGTGGAGAAATGAGAAGATTATCGTCGTCGACGCTGACGATATCTATTATGCTTCGGCGCAGGAGAAGACCACAGCGGTTATGACCCGCACTGAGGAGTACAGTATGGCGCTGAGCATCAGTGATTTTCACAGCCGGCTGCCGCAGGATAAGTTCTTTCGCTGTCACCGCTCCTACCTCGTCAACTTGTCCAAAATCAAGGAGATCATCCCCTGGTTTAACAATACGTACCTGCTGCGGCTGCATGATCTGGACTTCGAGGTGCCGGTGAGCCGCAGCAAGGTCAAGGAATTCCGGCAGATTATGCGCCTGTAA
- a CDS encoding L-lactate MFS transporter → MTTAKGATSTKRWLVVLGTVIMQMGLGTIYTWSLFNAHLVSKFGWELSSVAITFSITSFALAFATLFAGKLQDRFGLRRLTAASGILLGLGLILSSQASSLLMFYLLAGVVVGYADGTAYITSLSNLIKWFPKHKGLISGVSVGAYGTGSLIFKYINGGLIESVGVSSAFLYWGLIVMAMIVIGSTLVREAPVPAAVPSSVTAAGVKVVQKDYTVKEMLRTKQAYLLFVIFFTACMSGLYLIGIVKDIGVQLAGLDVQTAANAVAMIAIFNTAGRLILGALSDKMSRLKLVGVSLAVTTAAMLTLSFAPLSFGLFFTCVAAIAFCFGGNITVFPAIVSDFFGLKNHSKNYGIVYQGFGIGALSGSFIAASLGGFKPTFIVIGFLCLLACLIAVSLKPPVSGRKETKGMSLKPYGRTA, encoded by the coding sequence ATGACGACAGCAAAGGGCGCTACAAGCACCAAGCGTTGGCTCGTTGTATTGGGTACTGTAATTATGCAGATGGGCCTTGGCACCATCTATACATGGAGTTTGTTTAATGCGCATCTGGTTAGCAAATTCGGATGGGAGCTAAGCTCGGTTGCGATTACGTTTTCCATTACCAGCTTTGCTTTGGCTTTTGCCACCTTATTCGCCGGCAAGCTGCAGGATCGCTTCGGACTGCGCCGGTTGACTGCCGCTTCCGGCATTCTGCTCGGGCTCGGCTTGATTCTAAGCTCACAGGCCAGTTCTCTTCTGATGTTCTATCTGCTGGCGGGTGTTGTGGTCGGCTATGCGGACGGTACGGCTTATATCACTTCCTTGTCGAACCTGATTAAGTGGTTTCCGAAGCATAAAGGCTTAATCTCCGGGGTGTCCGTAGGAGCCTACGGAACTGGCAGCCTGATCTTCAAATATATCAACGGCGGACTGATTGAGTCGGTGGGTGTATCCAGTGCTTTTCTGTACTGGGGTCTGATCGTTATGGCGATGATCGTCATCGGTTCCACGCTGGTGCGTGAAGCTCCGGTACCTGCGGCAGTCCCATCGTCGGTAACAGCTGCCGGGGTCAAGGTAGTTCAGAAGGATTATACGGTAAAAGAAATGCTGCGCACCAAGCAAGCTTACCTGCTGTTCGTTATTTTCTTCACTGCCTGCATGAGCGGCCTGTATCTGATCGGGATCGTCAAGGATATCGGCGTGCAGCTGGCAGGATTGGATGTGCAGACGGCAGCTAACGCCGTAGCGATGATTGCCATCTTCAACACAGCCGGACGTTTGATTCTGGGAGCATTGTCTGACAAAATGTCCCGCCTGAAGCTGGTAGGCGTTTCGCTGGCCGTGACTACAGCAGCCATGCTGACGCTTAGCTTCGCACCGCTCAGCTTCGGCCTGTTCTTCACCTGTGTAGCAGCCATCGCCTTCTGCTTCGGCGGCAATATCACAGTGTTCCCGGCCATTGTCAGCGACTTCTTCGGACTGAAGAATCACAGCAAGAACTACGGCATTGTGTATCAGGGCTTCGGAATCGGCGCGTTATCCGGTTCGTTTATCGCGGCATCGCTGGGCGGCTTCAAGCCTACCTTCATCGTGATTGGCTTCCTGTGCCTGCTGGCCTGCCTGATTGCGGTTTCGCTGAAGCCGCCAGTCTCCGGCCGCAAAGAAACAAAGGGAATGAGCCTGAAGCCATATGGCCGCACGGCTTAA